The genomic window GATCGCCACCTCGTTGTCGCGGACGATGGCATTGCGGTCACGGCGGCGGGTCTCGGTAATGGTCTTGAGTTGGGTCAGGCCTTCGGCGTCGAAGAAGTTTTCCGGATTGAAGAACTTGACGTCGGTCTGGTCCAGCTTGGTCAGCGACACGGACTCAAGCTCGAGGCCGTTCGATTTCACGTCGGACTCCACGGTGGACTGCACGTGCTTGACGAAGTCCGAGCGCTTCTCCTGGAGCTCCAGGATGGTCATGGTCGCGGCCACCGAACGCAGGCCGTCGACGAATTTCGCCTCGACCTGGTTGCGCAGCGCCTCGGCATCGTTGGTCAGCGCGCCCAGCGTCTGGCTTGCGAGCGCGATGCTCTCCTCGTCGGGACGGACGCGTACGTAGAACTCGGCGACGATGTCGACGCGCAGACGGTCCTTGGTGATGAGGGATTCCCGCTCCTTGCGCTCGACGGTGAGCCGCAATGTCTTCAGATTGACGCTGGCATAGGAGTGGAAGATCGGCAGGATCATGGCGCCGCCGTCGAGCACGACCTTCTTGCCGCCGAGGCCGGTGCGCACGAAGGCCTCGTCGCGGGTGGCGCGCTTGTAAAGAATGGTGAAGACGATCCCCAGGACGACGATCAGCGCGACGCCAATCATGGCCGGGACTGCGATGTCGAACATGACTTTCTCCGATAATGGCCTGCTAGCTGCTTAGAGTGGGCTTGGAGGGTTTGAGTTCATCGTCGGCCTTGACCGCCACGAAGCGGGTGCCATCGCGGTCGACCAGAAGGACCATGGTTCCCTGCGGCAGCGGCGATGATGAAGGTGCTGCGACGGCCCAGACGAAGTGACGGTTGCCGTGGACATCGGCGACGCTGACGCGGCCAGGCGGCCCCTGGTCGAGCGGACCGACGACGACCTCACCGACCCGGCCGACGAGATCGCCGAGGCCGACGGCGTAGCTCTCGTCCTTGGGAATGACCCGCGCGATCGCACGGCTTGCGCCGCGGACCAGCGGAACCGATGCGGCCACCGCCCCGATCGAGGCCACCGTCGCCGGCAACGGACCGGCCACCATCCGCGCGACGTCCTGGATCAGGAAGCCCGTGATGGAGAAGGCGCCGAGCAACAGCAGCAGGAAGATCAGCAACGGCACGCCACCGACATTGATCCATGAGATCGCGTTGATCACGCCATTGTCGCTGGGGTGGCCGAAATCGATGTTGGTGCCGAGCATTTCGCTAAGCGAAGCCCCGACCAGCATCGAGACCACCTCGATCGAGCCGACGATGACGATCATGGCCGCCGCGATCGCGAACGGCCTGACCTCCGGCGACATGACGTGTTCGAGCAGAGCGCTCATGACACGGCACTCAGGAACGCGACTTCAACCGGGCCAGCCTCGCTGCAATTTCCTTGTCGCGATGCAACGTGCTGAGCTCGTCGATGTCGCTCGAATACGGGATGCCCG from Bradyrhizobium zhanjiangense includes these protein-coding regions:
- a CDS encoding OB-fold-containig protein; translated protein: MSALLEHVMSPEVRPFAIAAAMIVIVGSIEVVSMLVGASLSEMLGTNIDFGHPSDNGVINAISWINVGGVPLLIFLLLLLGAFSITGFLIQDVARMVAGPLPATVASIGAVAASVPLVRGASRAIARVIPKDESYAVGLGDLVGRVGEVVVGPLDQGPPGRVSVADVHGNRHFVWAVAAPSSSPLPQGTMVLLVDRDGTRFVAVKADDELKPSKPTLSS